From the Desulfomonilia bacterium genome, one window contains:
- the glf gene encoding UDP-galactopyranose mutase, with protein sequence MKRFTTVIVGAGFAGIVAANRLSEQGGEILLIEQRQHIGGNSYDCYDDHDILIHLYGPHILHTKSARVWNYLSQYTDWRQYDHHVQAHIDGIDAPLPFNLNTIEALLPSNLASRLVEKLIDTYGYGARVPILKMREHNDNDIKFLAEFVYEKVFLHYTVKQWGIKPDEIDPSVTARVPVLVSRDDRYFQDTYQGIPKHGYTRMFERMIDRRNIHLLLNTDYKEIIKGIKYDRLIYTGPLDYYFDYKHGKLPYRSLRFDFETLDMERFQSVAVVNYPNDHAYTRITEFKHFSGQEHKKTTILREFPEDYEPGRNVPSYAVYNPSSLATLDKYKKEMEALTNILFLGRLAEYRYYNMDEVVDKALDVCDKLI encoded by the coding sequence GTGAAAAGATTTACTACTGTAATTGTCGGTGCTGGATTTGCCGGAATCGTGGCTGCCAATCGTCTGTCAGAGCAGGGGGGAGAAATCCTGCTGATTGAGCAGAGGCAACACATAGGAGGAAACTCATATGACTGCTATGATGACCACGACATCCTGATACACCTCTATGGCCCCCACATTCTTCATACAAAAAGTGCACGTGTATGGAACTATCTTTCCCAGTATACAGACTGGCGACAGTATGATCATCATGTCCAGGCCCATATCGATGGAATAGACGCGCCACTCCCCTTCAATCTGAACACGATTGAAGCTCTGCTTCCGTCAAACCTGGCATCCCGTCTTGTTGAAAAGTTGATCGATACATATGGATACGGGGCTCGAGTGCCAATCCTGAAGATGAGGGAACATAATGACAATGACATCAAGTTCCTTGCAGAATTCGTCTACGAAAAAGTATTCCTGCATTACACCGTCAAGCAGTGGGGGATAAAACCTGATGAGATTGATCCTTCCGTAACGGCACGGGTTCCAGTACTGGTTAGCAGGGATGACCGTTATTTCCAGGATACATATCAGGGAATACCCAAGCATGGATATACACGCATGTTCGAACGTATGATTGACCGCCGGAATATCCATTTGCTTCTGAATACAGACTACAAGGAAATCATAAAGGGCATCAAGTATGATCGACTTATTTATACAGGACCCCTTGATTATTACTTTGATTACAAGCACGGCAAGCTCCCATACCGTTCACTGCGTTTCGATTTCGAAACCCTGGACATGGAACGCTTCCAATCGGTTGCAGTTGTGAACTACCCGAATGATCATGCCTATACACGCATAACAGAATTCAAACATTTTTCCGGTCAGGAACACAAGAAAACGACCATTCTCCGTGAATTCCCCGAAGACTATGAACCCGGAAGGAATGTACCGAGTTACGCGGTATATAATCCTTCCAGTCTGGCAACATTAGATAAATACAAGAAGGAAATGGAGGCACTTACAAACATATTATTTCTCGG
- a CDS encoding glycosyltransferase yields MDKKYRILFATPGFYGHVAVALPIAKHLLADGHTIGWASGSNIKGLLSRNGITEFFPRDVYNAGMEKLIEAKGIHDYMQKVPRVFTPQTIETCLRELMTAFETFKPDAVYIDSMDLLAMMVSDNLKVPYAQGSGTAIFYFEKDIPPIGTGWDINHVLLNRVRLVPYLLRTVPYMLWSYFNNKKALKSFNPSWSIENVIRGVSPYLFMLFSTDKVEYPRKMFIPQVFYVGPSMLVPNESDLPEFPWERLDPSRPLIYCATGTLFFNWYKQFYKNVLKALSDDNFPIPVQVVMAIGAGQSIEELGEIPKNAIVVQYSPQIKLLEKTSVLITHAGISTVNEALMQGIPMLSVPLGRDRMEMAQKSAYNGFGIRLDLHKATPRRIKKAVIELLKNPKYQRAAEGVMHSYQSCDAPRTGADLILRLAETGKPIRRKFGAPITLRSIKDLPAYLEED; encoded by the coding sequence ATGGATAAAAAGTACAGAATATTGTTTGCAACTCCTGGTTTCTATGGACATGTCGCGGTGGCATTGCCCATCGCAAAACACCTTCTGGCGGATGGGCATACAATCGGCTGGGCCAGCGGCAGCAACATCAAGGGTCTCCTGTCGAGAAACGGAATAACTGAATTCTTTCCCCGCGATGTCTATAACGCAGGTATGGAAAAACTCATAGAAGCAAAAGGAATCCATGATTATATGCAGAAGGTTCCCAGGGTCTTCACACCCCAGACAATCGAGACCTGCCTGAGGGAACTTATGACTGCCTTTGAAACCTTCAAACCTGACGCTGTATATATTGATTCAATGGACCTGCTGGCCATGATGGTCTCTGATAATCTAAAGGTGCCCTATGCTCAGGGAAGCGGAACGGCAATTTTCTACTTCGAAAAGGATATCCCTCCAATCGGAACAGGCTGGGACATCAACCATGTCTTGCTCAACCGGGTGCGGCTTGTCCCGTATCTCCTTAGAACCGTACCGTACATGTTATGGTCTTATTTCAACAACAAAAAGGCACTTAAGTCCTTCAATCCGTCATGGAGCATTGAAAACGTCATCCGTGGCGTTTCTCCCTATCTGTTTATGCTGTTTTCAACCGACAAGGTTGAGTATCCGCGAAAGATGTTTATTCCCCAGGTCTTTTATGTCGGTCCCTCAATGCTTGTGCCCAATGAGAGTGATCTGCCTGAATTTCCATGGGAACGCCTGGATCCGTCACGTCCCTTGATTTACTGTGCGACAGGCACTCTTTTCTTCAACTGGTACAAGCAGTTCTATAAAAATGTTCTTAAAGCCCTTTCCGATGACAATTTTCCGATCCCTGTTCAGGTTGTAATGGCGATCGGAGCCGGACAGTCCATAGAGGAACTGGGTGAAATTCCAAAAAATGCCATCGTGGTTCAATATTCTCCCCAGATCAAGCTCCTTGAGAAGACAAGTGTACTTATCACTCATGCGGGAATCAGTACCGTGAACGAGGCTCTTATGCAGGGAATCCCCATGCTTTCCGTACCGCTCGGACGCGACAGGATGGAAATGGCCCAGAAGTCTGCCTACAATGGCTTCGGTATCCGACTTGACCTTCACAAGGCAACGCCTCGCAGAATAAAGAAGGCAGTGATTGAGCTTTTAAAAAATCCCAAATATCAAAGAGCTGCAGAAGGTGTTATGCATTCATACCAGAGTTGCGACGCCCCCCGTACGGGTGCCGATCTCATTCTGCGCTTGGCGGAAACAGGGAAACCTATCAGACGCAAGTTCGGTGCACCAATCACGCTCAGGTCCATAAAGGATCTGCCGGCATATCTCGAAGAGGATTAA
- a CDS encoding CapA family protein, which translates to MLRYLLIVAALAGGKLLDNKLKYSRELPDIKQWSFTDYLYSILKAWRPVVRAQKDKGIEQFFKAQDLDFLKDCRTETASKATLSFGGDIIDWVEIEKESRNHLWDEIGEYYFSGDIVCANLEMPIDTEKPPRKPFDLKSIKLDRSLFKAPKFNGSSLTLDALQRNGRRPDILSTATNHCLNMEESGVTNTLGLLDERGIRHVGTARTHEEQEDIPIIERNGIKVAFLAYTYSINQDMVPEGKEYLVNIVQLNEKNADISIIRRHIGIARSKGADIIVASLHWGYDQEVYPTASIIDNAHEIIQAGVDIIIGHHPHILQPLEKYICLDPVNGKKRTGLIAYSLGEFLSYPPYSYPLSPIPAVWLSAVFCIEISKGHSGSGFQTWISGVKLRPFYKLGRKTGRGSYSVRFIDLRKTLNGLITAAGHYRLSIRDINKIARANAYLEEFIYPADNDSILESL; encoded by the coding sequence ATGTTAAGATATCTTTTGATAGTTGCAGCATTAGCAGGCGGAAAACTTCTTGACAATAAACTCAAGTATTCACGGGAACTGCCGGATATCAAGCAATGGTCCTTCACTGACTATCTATATTCCATCCTGAAGGCATGGCGGCCTGTAGTCAGGGCGCAAAAGGACAAAGGGATAGAGCAGTTCTTCAAAGCTCAGGACCTCGATTTCTTAAAAGACTGCCGGACCGAAACGGCATCAAAGGCAACACTAAGTTTCGGGGGGGACATAATAGACTGGGTTGAAATCGAGAAGGAAAGCAGAAATCACCTCTGGGATGAGATTGGTGAATACTATTTTTCCGGTGACATCGTTTGCGCTAATCTCGAGATGCCGATCGATACGGAAAAGCCGCCAAGGAAGCCCTTTGATCTTAAATCCATAAAGTTGGACAGGTCATTGTTCAAGGCCCCGAAATTCAACGGTTCGTCTCTTACGCTCGATGCTCTTCAGCGTAACGGACGCAGGCCGGACATACTGTCAACGGCTACCAATCACTGTCTTAACATGGAGGAATCAGGCGTGACAAATACCCTCGGGCTGCTCGATGAGAGGGGTATCAGGCATGTTGGCACTGCCAGGACACACGAAGAACAGGAAGACATCCCGATAATAGAAAGGAACGGGATCAAAGTGGCGTTCCTTGCATACACTTATTCGATAAACCAGGACATGGTGCCCGAAGGGAAGGAATATCTGGTAAATATTGTACAGCTTAATGAAAAGAATGCAGACATTTCTATCATCCGCAGACATATAGGAATCGCAAGGTCAAAAGGGGCCGATATCATTGTTGCTTCGCTGCATTGGGGGTATGACCAGGAGGTGTATCCGACAGCCAGCATCATCGATAATGCCCATGAAATAATACAGGCAGGGGTGGATATAATTATCGGTCACCATCCGCATATTCTTCAGCCGCTGGAAAAGTATATCTGCTTGGACCCGGTAAACGGTAAGAAAAGGACAGGACTGATCGCCTATTCGCTGGGCGAGTTTTTAAGCTATCCGCCGTATTCTTATCCTCTTTCCCCGATTCCGGCGGTGTGGCTCTCGGCGGTTTTTTGCATTGAGATATCAAAAGGCCATTCAGGCAGCGGGTTTCAGACATGGATATCCGGTGTCAAGCTGCGGCCATTCTACAAACTTGGAAGAAAGACCGGCAGGGGCAGTTACTCTGTGAGATTTATCGATCTGAGGAAGACCTTGAACGGTCTGATTACTGCCGCCGGGCATTACAGGCTGAGTATCAGGGATATCAATAAGATAGCCAGGGCAAATGCGTACCTGGAAGAATTCATATATCCGGCAGATAACGACAGCATCCTCGAATCTCTTTAG
- a CDS encoding MFS transporter, with translation MQSSAFVILFIASMATSLGISIILPILPVYAKDMGARGFMIGLVFSSFAVTKTIVSPFFGRWADRKGKKPFIVWGLLLFTLVALAFAWAQNVYDLIAIRCFMGISNAMVVPIIGACIGGMARQDNEAHYMSLFALSALMGMAMGPLLGGIVSDRFGINMAFYVMATATAVAFATTLFGLQRNEDLSKKNNILSRNPLKELLAIPRIRGLMVFRFIDVLSVGGMLIFLPLLVKQQHISTSRIGILVSILICYAGIMQLPFGRLCDRMGKHVTFIIFGGAIAALALACLPLARGFWGFLTVGLISASGGAIAGPAANALIVRSSRKIGLGFAVSSFDSVQAAAFIAGPLISGLIMDAFGLNTVFFLTAVIYLLGLGTFFYYSKK, from the coding sequence ATGCAGAGTTCTGCATTTGTAATATTATTCATTGCCAGTATGGCTACATCACTGGGGATCAGTATAATCCTCCCGATCCTTCCTGTATATGCAAAGGACATGGGTGCCCGGGGATTCATGATAGGTCTGGTTTTCTCAAGTTTCGCCGTCACTAAAACAATCGTGAGTCCATTCTTCGGACGATGGGCCGATCGAAAAGGAAAGAAGCCTTTCATTGTGTGGGGTCTTTTACTCTTCACGCTTGTGGCTCTGGCCTTTGCCTGGGCTCAGAATGTGTATGACCTTATAGCCATTCGCTGTTTTATGGGTATATCCAATGCCATGGTAGTTCCCATTATTGGTGCCTGCATCGGCGGTATGGCCAGACAGGACAACGAGGCCCATTATATGTCACTTTTTGCTTTATCGGCCTTGATGGGAATGGCCATGGGTCCATTGCTGGGCGGTATTGTATCAGACAGGTTCGGCATAAATATGGCCTTCTATGTTATGGCAACAGCCACTGCTGTTGCATTTGCCACAACACTCTTCGGTCTTCAGCGGAATGAAGATTTAAGTAAAAAGAACAATATCCTGTCCCGTAATCCATTAAAAGAACTTCTGGCAATTCCAAGGATTCGAGGTTTGATGGTCTTTCGTTTCATCGATGTGCTGAGTGTGGGAGGGATGCTCATTTTTCTGCCCCTTCTTGTCAAACAGCAGCATATCAGCACTTCCCGGATAGGGATTCTTGTTTCAATCCTTATCTGTTATGCCGGAATTATGCAGCTACCCTTTGGACGGCTGTGTGACAGAATGGGGAAACACGTTACATTTATCATCTTCGGAGGAGCAATAGCAGCTCTTGCACTTGCATGTCTGCCTCTTGCCCGGGGATTCTGGGGATTTTTGACTGTCGGTCTTATATCGGCTTCAGGAGGTGCTATTGCAGGGCCTGCAGCCAATGCACTTATCGTTAGAAGTTCAAGGAAGATAGGGCTAGGCTTTGCGGTGAGCTCTTTCGATTCAGTTCAGGCTGCAGCCTTCATTGCCGGACCGCTGATTTCCGGCCTTATAATGGATGCTTTCGGACTCAATACCGTCTTCTTTTTAACAGCCGTCATTTATCTGCTTGGACTCGGAACATTTTTTTACTACTCAAAGAAATAG
- a CDS encoding coenzyme F420-0:L-glutamate ligase, giving the protein MPEKGITFYPVLMKEPVKPEDAGKVDVADLLLDQIEVQDRDIVIVTSKIVSILEGRCVRLDSVVPSKKSRKIAEFYGKNPGLIELINQEGKPVFVTPGFRLMKKKYYRDILLSLARPGLKEEDANRIMNFSYSIRWMVRMHGYLADNAGIDCQNVPEGYAVLLPKDPRKSADNIREKIFERTGKKVAVIITDSLGGGAVLGNWDVPLGYSGMDPVERNWGQVDVFGRLGTGGGSNFIIPIAAMGGIVMGNSDERTPITVLRGFAYKDERPEDIGKNILTFPSKYIYEGLFWIIVETIRYFFIRWRA; this is encoded by the coding sequence ATGCCTGAAAAAGGAATAACCTTCTACCCCGTACTTATGAAGGAACCTGTAAAACCTGAAGATGCCGGAAAGGTCGATGTTGCGGACCTTCTACTGGATCAGATAGAGGTGCAGGACCGTGATATCGTTATTGTTACATCGAAAATAGTAAGCATTCTGGAAGGCCGATGCGTAAGGCTCGATTCGGTTGTTCCTTCAAAAAAATCCCGGAAAATAGCTGAATTCTATGGAAAAAACCCAGGACTTATCGAACTCATAAATCAGGAAGGCAAGCCTGTATTTGTTACCCCCGGCTTCAGGCTGATGAAAAAGAAGTACTACAGGGATATCCTCCTTTCTCTTGCCAGACCCGGGCTTAAGGAGGAGGATGCGAACAGGATCATGAACTTCTCCTACTCCATACGGTGGATGGTAAGGATGCATGGATACCTTGCCGACAACGCAGGAATAGATTGTCAAAATGTTCCCGAAGGCTATGCCGTCCTTCTCCCCAAAGACCCGCGTAAATCTGCCGATAATATCAGGGAAAAGATTTTCGAACGGACCGGAAAGAAGGTTGCGGTCATAATCACCGACAGTCTTGGCGGCGGGGCAGTTCTTGGCAACTGGGACGTTCCCCTGGGGTACAGCGGGATGGACCCTGTGGAAAGAAACTGGGGACAGGTGGATGTTTTCGGAAGACTAGGCACCGGGGGAGGCTCAAACTTCATAATTCCCATTGCCGCTATGGGTGGCATAGTGATGGGCAATAGTGATGAACGCACCCCGATAACTGTACTCAGAGGTTTTGCCTACAAAGACGAACGGCCTGAAGACATCGGGAAAAACATCCTTACATTCCCTTCAAAATATATTTATGAAGGGCTTTTCTGGATAATTGTAGAGACAATACGCTATTTCTTTATACGTTGGAGAGCTTAG
- a CDS encoding MFS transporter has translation MAWSSELVTLMFATFVTNLGFGIIQPILPIFAADLNAAGFMLGLIFSGLSISKLIFNPLVGRLSDKWGRKIFIVTGLFAYTGVALSYTLVSTPHQLLIVRLAAGIAFSMVMPVVAAYMGSMSPKGEESFYMANLNLFVGIGMAIGPVIGGVLADLYNKDMAFIGQAVLLFAAFLITLFLLPKDAEHRYTSQPVKRPFKALFTSNLMKGLALATTVSAMAVSGLFVFMPLLCKKLNFSNTQVGILLAVVMILAGFLQLPFGKLAGRHDKVLFICAGGIIGAISLALLPECKTFWSFLTIGMVVAVGTALSAPAASGLIIEQCRETGLGASVGMISSFQEAGLIAGPIVSGLIMDQFNLSSVFRLMAGLYAVITILFYYFAKIRK, from the coding sequence ATGGCATGGTCTTCTGAACTTGTGACTCTCATGTTTGCCACATTTGTAACCAATCTTGGATTCGGTATCATACAGCCCATATTGCCCATTTTTGCCGCTGATTTGAATGCGGCCGGTTTTATGCTCGGACTTATATTCTCTGGCTTGTCGATATCGAAACTTATATTCAACCCTTTGGTAGGACGGCTTTCCGATAAATGGGGCCGCAAGATCTTTATTGTTACCGGCCTTTTTGCCTATACAGGGGTGGCTTTGAGTTATACCCTGGTTTCCACACCCCATCAGCTCCTTATCGTCCGGTTGGCAGCAGGAATTGCTTTTTCCATGGTTATGCCTGTCGTTGCAGCATACATGGGAAGCATGTCACCAAAGGGAGAGGAAAGCTTCTACATGGCCAATCTTAACCTCTTTGTAGGTATAGGCATGGCCATTGGTCCGGTTATCGGAGGTGTCCTGGCAGATTTATACAATAAGGATATGGCGTTCATAGGTCAAGCCGTTCTCCTATTCGCGGCCTTTTTGATTACCCTTTTTCTGTTGCCGAAAGATGCCGAGCACAGATACACATCTCAACCTGTTAAGAGGCCTTTCAAAGCACTCTTCACCTCCAATCTGATGAAGGGCCTGGCCCTGGCTACAACAGTCAGCGCAATGGCTGTCAGCGGCCTTTTTGTTTTCATGCCACTTCTTTGCAAAAAACTGAATTTTTCCAATACCCAGGTTGGCATTCTCCTTGCCGTTGTAATGATACTTGCAGGATTCCTACAACTGCCTTTCGGAAAGCTTGCAGGCAGGCACGACAAGGTCCTTTTCATTTGTGCTGGAGGAATCATAGGTGCAATCAGTCTGGCATTATTGCCTGAATGCAAAACATTCTGGTCTTTTCTGACCATCGGCATGGTGGTGGCGGTTGGCACCGCCCTTTCGGCGCCAGCAGCATCAGGCCTTATAATTGAACAATGCAGGGAGACAGGTCTTGGAGCCTCGGTCGGAATGATATCTTCTTTCCAGGAGGCCGGGCTTATTGCAGGGCCTATCGTTTCCGGCCTCATCATGGACCAGTTCAACCTGTCGAGCGTATTTCGTCTCATGGCCGGCTTATATGCCGTTATCACAATACTCTTTTACTATTTTGCAAAAATCAGGAAGTGA
- the hisH gene encoding imidazole glycerol phosphate synthase subunit HisH translates to MIAIVDYKAGNLRSVERALKNIGEDCIITGHPHAILNADRVIFPGVGAAGKAMEQIRNTGLDRVLCEVVGHGNPFLGICLGTQIILDESEEDGGTGCLGIIAGKVRRFPEMDLKIPHMGWNNISVRNDHPLLEGVDRDAQFYFVHSYYPDPAEKSDAIAETCYGVDFVSIMARKNVFATQFHPEKSGDAGLRLLKNFCCWDGRY, encoded by the coding sequence ATGATAGCTATTGTCGATTATAAAGCCGGAAACCTGAGGTCAGTGGAAAGGGCTCTCAAGAATATCGGGGAAGACTGCATCATTACCGGCCATCCTCATGCGATACTAAATGCCGACAGGGTGATCTTCCCCGGTGTGGGCGCTGCAGGAAAGGCCATGGAGCAGATTAGAAATACCGGTCTTGACAGAGTTCTGTGCGAAGTTGTCGGACACGGCAATCCATTCCTGGGTATATGCCTCGGCACCCAGATAATTCTTGATGAGAGCGAAGAGGACGGAGGAACAGGTTGTCTGGGCATCATTGCCGGTAAAGTCAGGCGGTTTCCTGAAATGGATTTGAAAATCCCGCATATGGGGTGGAACAATATATCAGTCAGGAATGACCATCCTCTGCTTGAAGGGGTTGACAGGGACGCGCAGTTCTATTTTGTCCACTCATACTATCCCGATCCGGCTGAAAAATCCGATGCAATAGCCGAGACATGCTACGGGGTTGACTTCGTTTCGATAATGGCCAGGAAAAATGTATTTGCAACCCAGTTTCACCCGGAAAAAAGCGGAGACGCCGGGCTCAGGCTGCTGAAGAATTTCTGCTGCTGGGACGGAAGGTATTAA
- a CDS encoding protein-L-isoaspartate(D-aspartate) O-methyltransferase, whose translation MNDPLLARQTMVRDQIMARGIKDKRILKAFTDIPRHKFVEDYLKYKAYDDYPLSIGLGQTISQPYMVAIMTEALMLKPENKVLEIGTGSGYQAAILSKLANFVYSIERLAPLASRARKTLDELGIFNVHIIIGDGSKGYAKEAPFDRIIVTAGAPCTPEALIEQLAPEGMLVIPVGNQYLQDLKRITKKKNGIKTESLGGCRFVKLIGENGWKEDS comes from the coding sequence ATGAACGACCCTCTCCTTGCACGGCAGACCATGGTGCGTGACCAGATAATGGCGCGGGGTATCAAGGATAAAAGAATATTGAAAGCATTCACCGATATTCCCAGGCATAAGTTCGTGGAAGACTATCTCAAATATAAAGCATACGACGATTATCCATTGAGCATAGGTCTCGGCCAGACCATTTCACAGCCCTATATGGTGGCTATCATGACAGAAGCCCTGATGCTCAAGCCTGAAAACAAGGTACTGGAAATAGGTACAGGCTCGGGTTATCAGGCAGCTATCCTGTCAAAGCTTGCAAATTTCGTGTATTCAATCGAACGCCTTGCCCCTCTTGCATCAAGGGCAAGAAAAACTCTTGATGAACTGGGTATATTCAACGTTCACATCATCATTGGCGACGGCTCAAAGGGCTATGCAAAAGAAGCCCCTTTCGACAGGATAATCGTGACTGCCGGCGCTCCCTGTACACCTGAAGCCCTCATTGAGCAGCTTGCGCCTGAAGGCATGCTTGTTATCCCGGTGGGAAATCAGTATCTACAGGACCTGAAACGCATAACCAAAAAGAAAAACGGGATAAAGACCGAAAGCCTTGGCGGATGCAGGTTCGTGAAGCTGATAGGCGAAAACGGCTGGAAGGAAGACTCTTAA
- a CDS encoding inverse autotransporter beta domain-containing protein yields MRRLMFIILVCLIFCPAESFAAMPEFVWAGGSLMVSDQSSPGYMADTMISFGSYNSVVFFADPMLTLRHEKLGISLGGGGRFPMFSGEIIGGLNGYFDYNNDHNHRRFGIGAEAFHKYGSAYFNAYFPTSGLNDGEEALPGFDINVCIPIPNYAFITIWPGIYYYSGNHEDSLTGGSIKVQVQPIKPLQVYLGFRGDAPESGRNKGEVFAGIDITIPITGFDIDKMIKFYNPEYPLNINSQMDSRVVRERFISYENHDGE; encoded by the coding sequence ATGAGAAGGCTGATGTTTATAATTTTAGTGTGCCTTATCTTCTGTCCGGCGGAATCCTTTGCCGCAATGCCTGAATTTGTATGGGCTGGAGGATCGCTCATGGTGTCGGATCAGTCAAGCCCCGGATATATGGCGGATACCATGATTTCATTCGGGTCATACAACTCGGTTGTTTTCTTTGCAGACCCGATGCTGACGCTCAGGCATGAGAAGCTTGGCATAAGCCTGGGAGGGGGAGGGCGATTCCCGATGTTCTCAGGCGAGATCATCGGTGGCCTAAACGGATATTTTGATTATAACAATGACCATAACCACAGGCGGTTCGGCATAGGCGCCGAGGCCTTTCATAAATACGGTTCGGCCTACTTCAATGCCTATTTTCCTACATCGGGATTGAATGACGGCGAGGAGGCATTGCCGGGATTTGATATCAATGTCTGCATCCCGATACCAAACTATGCATTTATAACGATATGGCCCGGGATATACTATTACAGCGGCAATCACGAAGACAGCCTAACCGGGGGAAGTATAAAGGTGCAGGTCCAGCCCATAAAGCCTCTACAGGTTTATCTGGGTTTCAGAGGTGATGCGCCTGAATCCGGAAGAAATAAAGGAGAGGTGTTTGCAGGAATAGATATTACAATACCGATTACCGGGTTCGATATCGACAAGATGATCAAGTTCTATAACCCTGAATACCCTCTGAATATAAATTCTCAGATGGACTCGAGGGTGGTCAGGGAAAGGTTCATTTCCTATGAAAACCATGATGGAGAGTAG